The Gopherus evgoodei ecotype Sinaloan lineage chromosome 4, rGopEvg1_v1.p, whole genome shotgun sequence nucleotide sequence CAAACAAGGCTCATGGCAATGTCTCCATTTCTTTCTGCAATGAGTGACTCCTGTGGCACCAGGTAACTGGAAATCTTTTTTTATCTGTACAGCAAGAGGCATCCGGTCTGCTTCCTTCCTTTGGTTAATTTAACCAAAATGACTGAGTCTTACTGAAAAACTGACCACAGACTAGCAGACAAAAGCGGCGTTCTCTTTGCAGAGGACAGTGAATCCAAGTCAGGTTGCAAAAGTCTTAATGTGCCAATAGGCAAGAGTGGCAAGGAGAACTGAAATCACATTTGGGAGAAGTCAGAATGTATTAGAGACCGAGAGGATTATTTTATGGCTCTGACTCCAAGTGCAGGCTTTCAGACTCCCTTCAGCTCTAATATACCTCAATACTAATCTCCAGCACCCCACAGTGTCCTAGGAATGTGGTCCCCACCATGGTAGCTCAGTCAGTGCCTCTCAGACTTCAATATCCTTGTAAGATCCCTCGCTATTCAATTACTGAAGCATGCCATACACCCAACTATTCTGTCACTgctcctcaaaactggtttgcaAAACCTCTTGGTTTGCCTTAGCACAAGCTGCCCACACTGCCACTTTGTGTAGCGGTTTTGCAGTGCAAAACAATGCCAGCTAGGGATTAAGATGAACACCTGCTGTGCTTGGTGTCAGGGGCTACCTTGTTTGGGATATGAATCCAGATTCCCAGTGGTGAAAAGCTAGTGCACTAACCTACTGCACTCtctggtccctgaagagggacaagttATATAACGGGAATGATGTGTCCAAGAAAGGAAGCACGGTAGCAATATCTGTCAGGAACAAAGCTAAAGGAGTATGAAATAAGGGAGTTGCTTGAAATACAGGAGCTGCAGTCGCACCAGGTGCACTTGTGCTGTACAGGCCATTCCTGTATCTTCACAGTATAAAAATGAGTATCTGACAAAGATGCATTATGCCAAAAATGCAGCTTTGATTCAAAATCTACTTGGCCAAATTCTGTGCAACCACATTGACCTGTAACACTATTGATGCATGGATAGAACACGGCTGATGTTATCTCATTgcctacaaatatttgcatgttatttttttaaaaaatatgttcagAACCAGAGTGCACCTAAAAACAAGACGCCTCATGCCAGTGAAAGTGACTGGAAAttgagaagcagcaaagagtcctgtggcaccttatagactaacagacatattggagcatgagctttcgtgagtgaatacccacttcgtcggatgcatggaaATTGAGAGTGAAACTGATAAGCTTGTTGACTGAAATCCATAAATAGCTGGGCTTAAATGATGGAATGCAAAATGGACATGTATTGTTCTAATCAGGGTTTATTAGTAACGGGTAAAGAACGCTGACATCTGTATGTGTACATGTATTCTTTATAGCTAGGTTTTGAGAGGCTGTGATGATGGGTGTAGCTTTGTAAAGGAGATAAACAATTAAAGTTGTTAATACTGTTTGTATTGTGCTAGTGCCTAGAGGCTGCAGCTGCGATCAGGACTgcgttgtgctgggtgctgtacagacatactaagagacagcccctgccccaaagagcttccagtctattTAGACCAGGCAAACAAAGGaagtccctgttttacagatgaggaatagaGGCACAGTAGATTAGGTCCCAATTGTAGTCACTGGAATTTAATCACACATCTATAATTCAATGCCTGTTTGAGTGCTGGCCTGAATAGGGATggtttaagcatatgcttaaagagtttcttgaatcagggcctaattgacctggccaaggtcacacaaggatCTGTATTTgaccagtatcagaggggcagccatgttagtctggatctgtaaaaagcgacagagtcctgtggcaccttatagactaacagacatattggagcatgagctttcgtgggtgaatacccacttcatcagatgcatgtatgtATTTGACTATGTTCTTTAATCACCATGTTAATTCAGATGTGAGCCCTGTGTGAGCAACGGCTACTAAAAAGGCTCTGCAAAGGGATTCATCCCTTTATGTCCATACTGAGTCCCTCTGATTCAGAGTGCCCTAGCAGATCCCTGTGCATAAGGGGTGACTATCTATGATCATGTTTCCTAATGTGAGCCGCTCAAGGAAGACATAAATTTATTCTGGTGTTGTAAATAACAGCCATTCCTCTAGGTGGTGAGCAATATTTCACCTTCATAACCGTGTTAATAAATCGAAAGAATAGAATAGATCAGATTGCTGTTAGAAAACATAAACAGTTTATTTTTACATTCACATAAAAACAGATGAAAATTCTGCAGTCATGCACATGAACACATTAACAGAGCACTTAGCAATAGCACTGCCCTCTAAACAGCAACATGTCTTGCAGAACTGAAATTGCAGCTGGCGAGATGGAACTTTTGAGTCTGGTTGCTGTAACTGTAACCCATTTGCCCAGTTCACAGCCCTGTGATGTCACTCAAACCAAAGGGAGTTTTGCTGGACTaaggagtgcagagctggcttgACAGGAGTTTAATGCAAAAAGGGGCAGACTTTTGCGGATGCCTGATTGAATTTTACACCTGTTTACACCAAAGCCTACCCTTACTGTGATTTAGGCACCATCTCTAAGTGAATTTTTGCCCTTTGAGTTGCAGAACCGTGTTGTTGCAGTTGGACTGGTTACTTCTGTTGCACAACCAGCTTCACTGTGATGCATTCCCAGGACGgggacacaatccctgccctTGTGGCATTAGCTCTGAAAATACAAGCTAAGTATATATCTGCTTATCTCATTTTGTAATGGTTACTTACAAAGCACAGTAACATGAATGACAAACTGACAGTGTTTCATTACAGTGGAGCCTCCCAGTGCTTCTAAATATTAGAACCCAGCTCCCAAACATCACTGCATTTCACTCTCTGTTATTCTCTGCATATTAAGCCGATGAGCCCATGAAACAAGGGGGAATCAAATGCTGATATACAGAGAATACTGACTCTCTAGGTATATAGAACAGCATTGCTTGTAACATTTCTAGTGTAGCATTTGCCTGTTGCAGCTCTTGGTTCATAATGTAAGAAGTAAAGCAAAACAAACCATTGCCAGCCCTATGTGCAGCTTCATGCATTTGAATGCAAATTACCAAATCCACCTTAAAATGGTGGGTAATAATTTAAATTATCCCCCGCAGCCCTAACCAGTCAGTGAATTAATCCCAGTCATAGACTGAAGGTTAAGGCACTATAGTCTGACTTTCAAAGGTGCGGagcccccgcagctccctttggcttcaAAGACCACTGAGGATGTGCCCAGCAGCTCTGAAAGTCAGGTGATTAAATGGCTTGTAGCAGTTAAAAGTTAAGTTCTATTAGAACCAAAGCATTTCATTCCAAATACTATTTTTTCTTATGATAGTGAGCTAAGATTTAAACTGAAGTCAGGTTGATCAGAGTCTGTTGTTTGATACATCATCCACTGGTATTTCCTAGAGAATTTAAGGTTTTGAATGTAAACCCTGCACCGCCAAATTTCATTTAATGTAAAAGCTGACCAAAAAGCCTTTTCGGGAAAGAAAATGCCCTCTGTTTTAGCTATGATTAGTTGGCTATTTTAAGGCTCAAGAGCTCTGATTCTAGAGAATAGGTTAGTTCCCTTTCTGAATTACAGACCAGAGACAATGCCTACAGATGTTTAGCTCAGGgagtaaggccctgattcagcaaagcccctaagcaagtgctttgctggatttggGGCCTAGAACTCTTGTTTAGACAgaccctgacttcagtgggattacaccAGGGATGAGTCTGACTCATTATTTCCTCCCTCAAGAGTATTTCCTGAAATATAAGTTTTTGTATTTCCAAGCTAAGTGTAAAAATACACAATCATATAATGTACAAAtatcaaacaataaataatagtttaaaaatgacattgcttcttcctatttaaaaaaataagacatctgtaaatgtaaacattgAGGTACTGGAGGTAATAAATACTTAATATAATAGGCACAAtaggtttttttaaagtacagtatTAATACTGTTTAGCCACAATCCTTGGCCCAAACCATAAGATAATTCTCTGTCTCATGTGTTTGGAGAGTTTAATGTTACTTTTATAAAATGGCAGTTTCCTTGTTGTGAAAGATGCAGAACTTTTTGAGGTTTCACTTTCCCGTCTTCATCATCAAGTATTCTTCAATGTAGTTAATGAAGATGTCAAATTCTCCCATTGCCTTATAGATTCCTTTCTCTTGTaactagggggaggggaggagcagagaaaaTAAATTACTTAATATCAATTAATCGTACATATTAGTAATTAAGTGTATAATAAATAACAAGATAACTTGAGTTAATGCATGCTAAGCCTAGATGCACAATTCATAGAGTGCATGGAAATGTTACTCAGATTCTCATTAAACCACAAATGTTGAATCACAGCTAACTAACAGGTGATGGGAGAATTGATATGTAGTTTGCAAGCAGTTCATTAAGTGTATTCCGAATTTGAATTGCTTTGTTTGGAGACATAGCTCTTATGAtatatttctgttctctgattggctgAATGTAACATTTAGGATCAGTTTCCAATGGGAATGCTTGTGATTAGGAAGTCAAAATTGGCTTCCCACAACGATCCCACTTGACTTGCTTAAAATACTTTCATTTGACAGAATATTCAAGGATAAGAAACAGAAATAATGCAAACACACTCAAAGCAAATGgtggttttgaaaaaaaaccctcaaacctctgcagatttttttaatgcaACATTTGCCCAGCTGCAACAGGACTCGTAATACCAGCTTTTGGACAATGTGAACTGATAGACTCATGACTAACTCATTTGTGGTTGTATAATATATCATATAGATGTTTGTTTAGATCATTTGTACACACTATAATTCCGTCTACAATTTAAACTGTTTTCCTGCAGTTGCTCTGGCTAATGCAGTTACTGTATCTATCTGACCCATCCCCATTGCATAGTCAGGTACTTACTGAGTGCCCCAtaatctttagtgtatttattttcacaaaataATGGTGGGGTAGGCATCTGCTCTTATCCCCATTGTTCAGATAGGAAATCAAAGCCCAGAGAATGCCCCAGGTCTTATAGGAGTCTGTGGTAGAGCGGGAACAGGAACAAGTGTCTCCAAAATCCCAGGCGGGGCTATCTTTCCCCTCTAACAGTTAACTGTTCTAGAGTCGACCTGTCCTTTGCTTTGGTTAGTGTTAGCCAAACCCGAGAAGGTTGAGAGTCTGGGTTCAGTTTGGCTCATCAGCCATCACTTTTGATACTTCTCCAACCCTCATCCAAAAAGTCTAACTCTCTggaatgtgaatgtgtgtgtgtgtgtgtgtgtgtgtgtgtgtgtgtgtgtgtgtgtgtgtgtgtgtgtgtgtgtgtgtgtgtgtgtgtgtggtatgaAGCTCGAATGGACAAAGCTCGAATGGACCATTGTTATGGTGTTGCAGCATTTCTGGTCCCAATCCAGgccagaaaaagaaaagcaaatgatccttgtaaaaaaaaatctggtttcagtAGTGGGCCAGGTTTCAGGGgctacattatttatttatttatacttatTTTATGAGAACCTGCATTTGAATTCCCTCCACTCTCATGCTTTTTTTTTGGCCACTTTCTCATGTTTTCAGTATTGTCAATCCCAGGGTTTTCCCATAAGGGCCTGATGCTGCTCCAACTGGAATCATTGGCcaaactccattgacttgaatgggatgACGGATTGCTCCCGAAAGACATGGTTAGCAATTGTACAGAAGAGTTACCTTATCGTAGGTTTCCTTGATCTGCTTTAAGGTTTGGTTCCTCTTCTCGCAAGTGAAGAATCTGTGCTGTGGAGGAAAGCAACCAGGGATTTTTAACAAAGCAGCCTTCCTTTACGGTACAGCTCTGGATGGGTGAGAGAgaggctgccccagcccagctggtgcACAAAGGGGTCTTTCTAGACATATGGTATGTGCTTGGGAAACTATTATTGAGTCTTTTATTCCTGCCACGGCAGCtcctcagctccccagccccactctcccacAAGGCTGTGCTCTCCCCTCATCCATTTCCCTCGCTTCCTTGAGAATTCCCCTCATCTCCCCTATGTCAGCCACGGGTGCTcttcaaaatgaagcatttgtGATAGATATAAATGAAATCCATTAACAGATATTCATTCTCAAGGGGACTAGCCCAGTGGCCCCCTTGCTAGGATGTTGtatcctttccctctcccttcagcCCTTATTTGTcttttagattgtgagctctctggagcaggaacTGTGGTGACTTTGTACCATGCCCTACCCAGAGGTGGCTGGATCCATTCTGGGACCTCCAGATGCTACTCTATGCAGATACCAATAGTCATTATGTTCGAGGAGTTCTATAACCAGCTCAGCAAACAGCCTGTGTGATGCCCTCTCAGGGAGGGTTCACCCTCCCCTTTGCTGAATTGCTTGCTCACTGACTGAATCATTTCACTGCCAGATGACAGTGTCAGGGCACCACAGCCAGGCagttccaggagctgaggctacATTCAGCTTTAGTTCTGCCGTCCCAGCCTGTGAGAGCAGCTCCTTTCAGGTAAGGGCTTCAGACGAACCCTTTTAAATTCATCTTTGATCAGTGTTTATTACAGGGCTGCAGGCtggcctttaaaaaataaataattatttctaaAACTTTACAGCTGAATCTTGATTATAGAAATCATAGATTCCTAGATAGCAAGGGCCTGAAGGGATTGCTTGGGTCACTCAGTCTGACATTCCTCAGCTGCAGTCTCTGTGTGTGTCCATCTATTCTGGTCTATATAAGGTGAAACCTTCCCCATGATGAGCAAAATTCTGCCTCCCTTTTACGTCATGACCAGGATGTCAGTCCCAAGAGTCCAGCTGGGCTGTATTTTTAATGTGCCTGTCACTGTGGTATCTACACTGACAACAAAGGCTAAGCTCTTATCAACCTCAATGGTACAGAATCAGTCTGAAGGTGGCTTGGCAAAACTTTTGTAGGCCTTCTCCCCTATAACACCATACTTAGCTTCTTATTAAGTTACGGCACCAATGGATTCACAGACCCCTCTCTTCACTATTGATCTGTACTGCAGCCCCTGAGCTTTTGTGGCAAAGAACTTTTAAGAAGCTCTCCATCAGGAAGCTGCAGAGGTTTCATGATGCAGCTTTGCTTGGGATACCAGCTTGTGTTCAGCTCCCTGGGAACTTGACAAGTGACCTGCGAAATGTGACCAATACTCACACAGCGCTTCAGTGTCTGCTGCAGGTCCATCAGCATATGGCCAATATTGACCATGCTCCGCTTGGTGTGTTGGCTGCTGTTGATCGCCTTCGGTAAGACTTCATCCAGGTAAAATCGGATCATGTCTGACACTGACTGGCAGCCCAAATAACCCTGGAGGAAGAGGAGTGAGTTCCGTTAATGATTTGCCACCACAAGTGGAGGAAATGGCATAAACAGCTGTCAGAATCAGTCACTCAGTTGTCATCACTGACCAGAGGTTTGGTTCTATGGGTTATAAAATGCACCTTACAGAGTGCTTTCCACAGTGCTGTACTGCCATCCTGTGAGGCTGGTAAATAAGCATTATTATCTCTGCTTtaaagatggaaaaactgaggtgTAGAGAGGTGAAGCTATTTGCCCAAGCCCAcagacatcatcatcatcctggAAATCTGGAGTTCAGACTCCCAGTCCTGTCCTcagactcccagccccccagcatgaAAACAAGCAAAGCAATCTCAAAGGGACTGACTATCTTAGACAGATGTTATACAGGCAAAGATACAATGAAACCAGTTTTCATAGGTAGGATATTCTTATCATACTACCAGTGTTAAAAACACCTTAAACTTTGTATAGTACTTCCAGCTGCCTCTGTTAGAATGGCATTAGCTTAGAATTAGAGTCAGTGCACAGCAAAGTTCTCACCTTAAAATCTTCCAGTAAATCCTCCTTTAGCAATAAGATGTCAAGTTCATCATCTTTGGCTTGCTGTAAAAGTATGCAATGGAAATGTCAGTTTTACCAAGGTAGGCAGCCTACAATATCTTCATTTCCACATTGTATAAGTACTTCAGTTCATCAAACTGTCTGGTTTacatgagtgtgtgtgttgtCATTTTAAGGCAAACACTGGAAATAAAAGCATCTGAACATACAGAagttgtatgtgtttgtgtgtatgtatgtatgtatacacacacatcacACAGTAATAACATTCAGGTGTCAagtctcagaggggtagccgtgttagtctggatctgtaaaagcagcaaagaatcctgtggcaccttatagactaacagatgtgtggGACGGGTGCTGATACTGTCCCAGATGCCTGTGCAATTAATTTGAAGTTAAAAGGACCGGAAAAATGAAATCACATATGTGGGTGATTTATTCAACATATGTTTAATTTCTTTAGACTGCCTTTCAAACCCTGCTTACTTTCTTTTGACTTCAGATAGTGTGCACATAACAGCACCCGAAATGACTGTGATATATAACAGTCCTATTAAGGAACTACTTGCTCCTGTTACCAGCACTTCACTCAGAGACTTGTAGCAAACTTTGATTTAAAGTCTTAAATCCTATATACCTATCACCTGTCATGTTAATTTGGCTGATAATACAAACACAATGCCATTATTTGGTGATTTAACCTAGAGGGATGACATCTCAATTTTTTATATCATTAGTACCTAATGCCATTGATATTATATTCCAATTTAGATGCATTTAAGGCAATATTGGTAATAATACAATTACAAATCCCACGCATCGCTTTTTGCATGATTACTTTGCTCAGCTGTCAGCAAGACCATTCCAATACATCTCTCATCACAAAGGTTTAATGCCACTCTGGCAATCTATCCACAGACAGCATTCCCATGCAGGAGAGGGAAATGGGCATTAAATTCTCTAGACACAGAATAACCTCTTTCTGGCTTTGGTTGTAGCTTAATGTTTGTTCTTTAACACAACTTGAAAGCTATAGTGAAATATTTCCATCTCATCCATCATTAACGTCAATGGATTTTCACCCACTTACACCAGAGTTGAATTTATCCTTGCCAGTAAaggaataattttaaatgaaaggtcaaaaaaattaaaatgccttAAAATTCATTGTGAAAGCTGTAACTGTGACTGGATAACAAAAAATCTTTTGCACATTTTCTCTCCGCTTAGCAAGTGATGAAACTAAACTATTTATTTCACCCGCAGCAATGAACACAAAACAGTGTGCCTGCATCTAAATCTATTCTGTCCAAAGGAGCCTGTCTCCTGTGTGCGGGTATGCTAAAACACTGAAAGTGCAAAAGCAGTAGACAGAAGACAGCAGGCTTTGACAGGTGTCATACTCACAAAATAATCTTTAATTTCATCAAATGCAATCCGCAGGTCTTTGAGCCGAAGGGGCAGGAGATTGACGAGTTTTGTACAGCTTTCTTCAGAGAGCTGGCAGCTGGCCTGTTTGATGCTGGCAGTCAGGGCTAGGAAAATGAGTGCTGTGAGAAGTTTCATTTCTCAGCTGAGTTTCTTTCTTGTGGTCCAGTTATTAGTTCAATTTCACAAGAGGCAAAAAGCCAGATCTGAATGCCTTCACCTTGATGGAGCTCCTGATTTTATACTCTCCAGACATGCTCTCAATTTCCTTTCCCATTTCCTGGGGACTAATATTGGGGTTTTAAGTCATTCATTAAAACCAAAGGTCACAAGAGTTTCCCGTAAGAGGCTTCCTGTGCTCtggccccccctcccctttccacaCCCCATCAAATCGTTTGTTTTagacactgcatttttttttttacatagctTGCTTCTTGTAAATTTGAATGTGGCTAAAGAATTTGAACATGAAAAGGTGTGGTATGGAGGACACTTTTGCATTCTCATTGgtattttctatttttacatAAAAGacctgtggtggggagggggaagtgtttCCATTTTTAAATCTCTGTAATGCATTTACCTAATTTAGACTTTTTCTAGGTCACCACAGAGCAAATGTCATTTTAATGGCGTTTGAGCCTTTTGAACAGGGAAATATTCATCCCTTATCACCAAGAAGTATGAATtcccatttccgggtcttttcaatgtgaaaataaaccttttatcaataaacaaataaaagttcttatgaggaaataaataaaatcttacCTAGGGTTTATGGAAATCAGTACAGAGCAATTAAAGAAATCCCTTCGGACTTTTCCCATAGGAAAAAGTATGTTAGCACTCATGGTCTGGGTAAATCCCAACATTTGTAGTAATTGCAACCTGCTAAAACTCCCCATTCAGCATTCAAATACGCTATCCAGTTTGTTTCAACTGAACAGCGTATTCTTTATAGACCTTCTTCACTTTGCACCATCTTTTGTGTAgcattactgtgcactgttaaatagCTGCCATAATCTCTTAAGTTTATCGCGTGGCAGGGATGTCTGGAATAACTCCTGTCTTTATACACACATGCAGACAATATACAACAATATTCTTCTCTTGGATTCAGCTAGGCTCTTGAtgtgtgctcagataccacagtgatgtgCACTTTATAAATATGTGTAATTTTAGTAGTATTAACATCATGGGAGTTTAGGGTCTGATCccaggtccactgaagtcaatggaagtcttcctATTGTTTTCAAATCAATAGGCATTGGCTCTGATTTCTAATCTTCAGATCAATTCCCAAATTCTATGTAAGTGCAGCATTTTTAAGGGAGAACTGTAGTGTGAGTCACTGAAGAGAATTTGATCAAAGTTTAAGAGCTTCTGGGTGAAAGGACCTTTTAAATACCAACTATTCCGatcaatcttttaaaaatttgcaGTTTTCCCTTCTCTGCTCATTTAAAATAAGGATGTTCCTTGTACCTTTAGGCTATTTCATTTTCAGCTACCTCATTTTTAGTTTCTTTATTGCTTTTCGTACAAAGAGTGAAGCGACTGAACCTGTATAAATTTGGCACCTTccagaattttaagcaaaaactGTAGGAGGTCTGTGTGatggattggatcacagaaacccccttgggactgccacctgatgtgctgagactacccggagcccattttccctggcagcttgggacttcaggaCCCTGCCTGGTTGTACCAGACATGTTAGCCTGCTGtaaacacagacccaggtttgaactacgtgcccccaaagctgcaggcttaactgaaaaagAAGTGTTTCTGTCTTCAACATCCAGATACCCTGTTTCCAAtgaggtccaaaccccaaataaatccgttttaccctgtataaagcttatgcagggtaaactcataaattgtttgccctctataacactgatagagagagatgcacagttgtttgccccctcccccccaggtattaatacatactctgggccaattaataagtaaaaagtgattttattaaatacaaaaagtagggcAGTGGTTCCAAGTAACAACAGACCACAAAGTGAactactaagcaaaataaaataaaacacacaaatctaaacCTAGTACAGTAAGAAAgtaattacagatgaaatctcaccctcagagatgttccagtaagcttcttttacagactagcttCCTTtgagtctgggtccagcaatctcTCTTAttcctgtggttactgtcctttgttccagtttctttcaggtatcctttggggttGGAGAGGCtacctcttgagccagctgaagacaaaatggaggggtttccaggggcttAAATAAATTtcctcttgtgggtggaaaccccttttcctctccagctccaaggtagagttttggagtcacatgggcaagtcacatgtccatgcatgagtCAGTTCCTTACAGGCCAGGccatgttcccaggaaagctcagatgtggattggggTCTCAAAGTTTATTGTTAGCTTAAGTTGTTCTTGACTGGGTACTTATTGAGAATAGCCTTTTCTcgggaagctgaccaactgcttcaccgaggctacttaaaattaaacaagtacatagtcaatattaataactttcaatacaaaaatgatccatgcatacaaataggatgaatacatgcagaataacataacctttgcaaacatatgttacatggcatatctagcataaaacctattccagttatgtcatatttacactcataagcatatttccctAAAGCATTATAGGATGCAATGTCACACTATATGCAGGTTATTTGAGATGTGG carries:
- the IL10 gene encoding interleukin-10, whose protein sequence is MKLLTALIFLALTASIKQASCQLSEESCTKLVNLLPLRLKDLRIAFDEIKDYFQAKDDELDILLLKEDLLEDFKGYLGCQSVSDMIRFYLDEVLPKAINSSQHTKRSMVNIGHMLMDLQQTLKRCHRFFTCEKRNQTLKQIKETYDKLQEKGIYKAMGEFDIFINYIEEYLMMKTGK